One Coffea eugenioides isolate CCC68of chromosome 2, Ceug_1.0, whole genome shotgun sequence genomic window, TACTAACCCCCAAGACAGTCGGAAACCTCACCActcgtttctttttctttcaacgAAGAAATCAGAATGTAGATGACACGAGTATAGACTTTCACACACACATGCACATGTATATACACGTGCCTGCACACACATATGTATAGATAATAAAACTCTATTCAGTTCTGATTTTGGTAAGTTGCTGAATTAACTATTTCCATATTCGACTAAATGGAGGTTCTATCTTTTCAGTACATGACAAAATAAAATATGGCCTTTTCTAATAGGTGTCTATTGGACACTTATTAACACACTTAAATTCTGCTTAATCtatcatatatatacacacactaacaattattatcctCTTTTGAACTTATATATTTTGCCGAATTAATCTTATCTTTCCAAAAATCTAACATTTGAAGTACATCTTAACAGGCGCATGTAATCTAACACTTGAAATACATCTTAACGAGTATTCACTAGCTCTCATTAGACAGACCCATAAATTATTACAAAAATGTGTTTATTTATTATGTCTTTTTGTGGattttattcttttcattttttggtAACAATCGATTACAATCTTCTTTTTTTGTGATTCTTTATCTATAgtcaatttgaaaaattttattaatgagCTATCTTACTGAGTTTGTGTTAATtatacattttttattttttgttaaccAACtcatatctttctttttctaattCTTTTCAATCACGATCTCTATTCCTATTATTGGCTTGATTGTTTAATACTATTACTAAAATTTGGACAAAAAGTATGCCATATCATCTTGTAGATAGTTTCCTTCACCTTCCTTTGTATATTGGAATTAGTGTAATTTATTAGATTTGCTCAAATTTCTCTCCTAGGTGACAAAATAAATTGTCAAaaaattgtgcattttatttgtctttatagattttgttctttctttttgacAACCAATACATTAATGGCCTAGCTTATATGAGTTTGTATTAATTGtacttttttttgtcaatcttactcatattttttttaatcctcTTCATCATGTTCTCTAGCCCTATTATTGGTTTGGTCATTCATTATCATTTTAATATCTAGATAAAATATGCCACATTAATGCTAACATAAAAAGTTTATCCATTCACCTTCCTTTCTAATAATTCTTACTCTAATAATGACGTTATTTAGTATTAGATTTGCTAAATTTCTCCATCATTAATCCTTTTTTTATCTACTATATATATGTCTTATAATATTCTTACCAATCAATCGTGAATCTcttaataaaattttccaattaaTTGAGCAAGTATTGAATATTTATCTTATACTTTTCGAGCATCTACTTTTTCACATCATATAAATATGTATATGGTATGATACTGATGACAGTGAATACCTAAATATGCATTATATGAACCGAtcgattttttcttttttaaattttgtatgtttcatcatttttctttacaaactCAAGTAATTGACTGTCCTTTTATCcctctaaaattaatttttatttatattttgtttgacaTTAGAATTGTCCTTTTTAACATTCAAAATAACTcatactttttattttctttttcttttcaattctaCTGCAGATTTTCTAGCTTTTTTGGACAAGGCTGGCCAACATGTGTTCTACTCGATAGCTACTCTTTCTTCTAagattcaatcattcatttgacTAGATATTATTAGTTTTCCATATGCTAGATCTTTTATTATTGTTTATTCTAGACCAAAAAATCATTGTATAGGAGGTACGTTCATGTACCCCTTCAATTTTTATTCTTCATTTTAATAAAGTTAGGGATGACATCCCTAAAATGGATTGAAACTGAAATGGATTGAAATGATCAACTGAAATGGATTGAAATGATCAGAAGTAGGGGTAGAAGGAGAAGAAATGAGAGTAAGAACAGAAGAGACAAAGGATGGTGAGAAGGAGAGAATCTGAGATGTTATTAAGAAGTAGGAAGATTACAACTGAATTCCACGATGATCCTTCCATACATTGCAGGTGTTTATTTATACAATTACTAGCTTCAAGCCCAAGAAACAATCTGTTAACAAACTAACTACCTAACTAACTAACTCTCTTTTGTTTCAACCGACTTCATTCTGTTATAACAATGCTTGCCTCGTGGTCCTCTCCATGTGATCTCATTTCTGTTGCTAACTTCTCTGCTGATCAGTCATGATAGCTGTTGAGTGAAAGCTTAGATTAATCTCACGGCCATAACAATGCTTCCCCCTAAAACAATCCTAGTCTCTAGGATTGATttcaaaagaaggaaattgaGCATGAATGAATGTCCAAtcttcccaagtagcttcctcaGGTTCCATATTTTCGCACTGTACTAACACCTGCTCAACTCCCTGACCCTTCCTGTAAACTGTCCTCCTATCCAATACTACTAAGAAAGCAGCTTTGGAGTCCTTGTCTTCATTCAAGGTAGGCAATGTGGAACTGATTGGAGCTTCCTTTGGAGACTTCTTGAGCAGTGTGACATGAAAAACAGGATGTATGGTGGAACCTTCAGGCAGCTTCAATCTATAAGCTACAGTCCCCACTTTTTGTTCCACCTGATAGGGCCCATGGCGCTTAGCCGACAGCTTCAAATACCTTCTTACTGCTACAGAAGTCTGTCTGTAAGGTTGGAGCTTCAAATAAGCCCTATCACCAACTGCAAATTCCCTGTCACTTCTCCCTCTATCAGCAGTTTGCTTCATCCTATTCTGGGCTTTTAGCAGATTCTTCTTGAGCAAAGAGTTCCAACTCATTTGCTTCTGTGCCCAGTTCTCCGCAGCAGCTACTAATGTGTTGTCAGGTCTTAAATTCAATTGAACAGGTTTGTAACCATACAAGGCTTGGAAGGGGGACATTTGCAGATTTGTGTGATAGTTAGTGTTATACCACCATTTTGCTGCAAGAAGCCACTTCCTCCATTTCCCTGGTTGATACATACACACACCCCTCAAGTAGCTTTCCACACATCTATTAACCCTCTCTGTCTGTCCATTAGACTGAGGGTGGTATGCAGAAGAAAGATTCGACTCTGTACCTAGCATCTTGAAGAGTTCCTGCCAGAACAAACTAGTAAATGCCTTATCTCTATCGGAGACAATGTTTGTTGGTAGGCCATGCAATCTGAAAATTTGATCAAAGAATGTTTCTGCTACATTCTTAGCAGTGTAATAGGATGTCATAGGAATAAAATGGGCATATTTAGTGAGTCTATCCACCACCACATAAATTACATTACAGCCAAAGGACTTGGGTAACCCCTCTATGAAATCCATAGAAATTTGTTGCCAAGCTTGCTCAGATATGGCCAATGGCTACAGCAGTCCTGGATAAGACCAATTCTCAGTTTTACCCCTTTTGCAAACATCACAATTTTGTACATAGTGTTCCACTTCCCTTTTCATCCCAGGCCAATATAAGTAGCTTTTGACCCTCTGATAAGTACCATGATTCCCAGAATGTCCTTCAAGGCAAGAATCATTAAAGCAAGAGATTAGCTTAGATTAGCTTTTGCCTTAATTCAGAAGCTGCTCCCACCCATATCCTTCCCTTGTACCTTAGAATTCCTTGGCTATAAGAGTAATCAAGTAGTGCATCAGCTCCCATGGCCAATTTTAGTAGAATTTCTTATGCAAGGTCATCACCATTGTAGCTCTCAGCTACCATTGTCAACCATTGAGGTTTAATAGTAGTGATAGCATGAACATATGTTTCTGCAGAATCCTCCTATTCTTCCCTCCTTGCTAATGCATCAGCAACCACATTGTCCTTCCCTGTTTTGCACTGGATCTCATAATCCATCCCCATAAGTTTAGCCAACAATTTTTGCTGAAGAGAAGTGGTTATTTTCTGATCCAGCAAATACTTGAGGCTCTCATGATCAGTCTTGATAATAAAATGGGTTCCCACCAAATAATACTTCCATTTTTTAACAGCAGTGATGAGTGATAGGAGCTCTTTTTCATAGGTGGATCTTATCTGGTTCTTCTGTTCAAGAACTTGACTGAAATAGGCTATAGGTCTTCCTTGTTATATCAAAACAGCTCCAATAGCTACTTAACTGGGATCAGTTTCCAGTAGGAAAGGCTTTGAGAAGTCAGACAATGCTAAAACTGGTGTTCTGCTCATCACTCCTTTCAGTTGTTGAAATGCAGATTCAGCAGCAGTATTCCATGCAAACTGATCCTTTTTGAGCAACTCAGTGAGTGGTTTAGCAATCACTCCATATCCTTTAACAAACCTCCTGTAATATCCTGTCAGACCCAAAAATCCTCTGAGGGCCTTCAAACATGTAGGAGTTGGCCAGGATAGCATAGCTTCCACCTTGGATGGATCAGTTTTCATCCCTTCACTAGTAATTATATGCCCTAGATACTCCACTTGGTTCTGACCAAAAGAACACTTAGACATCTTTGCATACAGGAAATGTTTCCTCAAGGTTTCCAATACTATAGACAAGTGGTGTAGGTGAGTTTTATAGTTTGGACTATAGATCAGAATGTCATCAAAAAATACAAGGACAAATTTTCTGATATAAGGCTCAAAAACTGAGTTCATTAATTCTTGAAAGGTGGCTGGGACGTTTGTTAGACCAAATGGCATTACAAGGAATTCATATAGTCCCGAGTGAGTTCTAAAAGCAGTTTTATGGATGTCATCAGTTTTCATTCTTATTTGGCGATAACCTGATCTCAGGTCTATTTTAGAGAAGATCCTGACTCCATGGTGCTCATCCAACAAGTCATCTATGATGGGAAAAGGAAATTTGTGTTTTATGGTAAGGTTGTTCAGCTGTCTATAATCAATACAAAGCCTCCAGCTCCCATATTTCTTTTTAACTAATAGAGCTGGGGATGCAAAGGGACTATGGCTGATTTGTATAAGGCCAGAGGTTAACATATCCTTCACCTGCctgtcaatttcattttttctgcaAATGGGGGTATCTGTATGGGGCACTTTTGAAAGGTTTGGCATCTGATTTAAGAGGGATTTGGTGATCATGGCATCTGTTTGGGGAAAGTGTTTTTGGTTCTGCAAAGACATCTTTATATTTGGCCAATAACTCAGTGAGAGTATCTGGTTTAGAAATTGCCTGTGAGTTATGAACCTTCACCATACAAGACTATTGCAGAGCCTTCCTGATTTTGTGTCTGACATTTTTGTGGGCTACTGAGCCTTGCTGCATCTTCACATTGGCACTGTGGGAATCCCTCCTCAACACCACATGCTCCCCCTCCTTCTCAAATGATAGATTCAGTTTTTTGAAATTAAAGGTTATAGGACTATAGGATTTCATCCAATCCACCCCAAGGATCATGTCATAAGGTTCCAGGTCCAAGACAACCACATCATGTATAAACTTGTGGCCCTGCATATCCCACTGCATCCCTGGGATCCACTGGTCACATTGCAACTCTTTTCCATCAGCTATCTTGACCTTAAAAGGCCTATGTTTTTGCACAGTATTTGGATACAACTGAGCCGTAGATCGTCCGACAAAACAATTAGTACTCCCTCCATCCAAAAGGATTGTCAACTGATAATTCTTATACTGCCCCTGCATTTTGATGGTGCTTGATGATAATCCCCCTGACATTGCATGCAAAGTCAACATTACATCATGCTCTTTCCTGTTGCCCATGTATTCAATGATTTCCTCCTCTTCTTTTGATTGGCTTGCTTCCCTTCCCTCTGCATCTTCTACTAACATCATGTGAATCCTCTTGTTTTTACAACTATGGCTGGGACTAAATTTTTCTCCACACCTATAGCATAAGTTGTGATCCTTTCTGCACTAAAATTCAGTTGGGGATATCTTCTTGAAAACTTGTTGCGAATTGGACTTCTTGCTGTAATTTGTTGAAAGTGCATCAGCCTGTTTGCTCCTGGATCCTGAACTCCATGCATACCTTTGGCTGGTTCATAAGAAGTTGAATGTAAGGCACTCTTGAGTGTAGTTTTGCTAAATTTGTGGACAAGTTCTAAGTGATGTTCCTTCCACCTCGCTATCTCAAAGGCAGTCTGCAAACTATTAGGTCTATGCATCTTCACAGCAGATTTGATTTCCCCCTTCAGTCCACTTAGGAAACTAGAAATGTAGTAAGACTCAGTCAGCTCTGGCATCTGGATCATTACTATTGATCTCAACTCTTCAAACTTCTCTTGGTATACCAAAACAGTGGAGGATTGGCTTAGCTTGTTGATCTCTTCTACTGCATCTTCTTCCCCCATAGTATTGAATTTCCTACATAATTCTGAACAGAAATCCTTCCATTGAACAACTCCTCTATCCTTTTTAAAATTCTGACACTAGAGATCTGTTTTGCTTTCCAGGTGCAATTCCACCAAGTCCATCTGTTGCTCTTCTGGAGTGAGAAACAAGTGGAAGAACTTCTCACATTTTTTGACCCATTCCTTGGGATTGCATCAATCCAAGCTGGGAAAGTCTAGCCTGGGGACCCTCATGGGCCAGTGATGACCCACTCCTCTAGAGGAATTGCCTAATTCACCGTGTCTAGCACTTTGAATTCCAGAATTACGGTTATTAAGAGTTCGTTCTGTAGAACCATTAGGATTACCCAAAATTCCCCGGTTGCCATGCAAACTCCTCAAAAATGAGCTGATTTGATTACTCATGAAAGTTTTCAACTCTGTGTTATTGGCCTCCATTAAAGTCTGCATCTCTCTGTTAttagtttccaatttttcttccataACTTGCTTGTCTACAACCATGGAATCAATAATAGACTGAATTCTGGCATCTTGTTTCCTTAGTTGTTCGTCGAAGTTCTTCATTCGAGTACCTTCGGCCATGCTATCCGTAATTTGAAGCTTGCCATCCAAGGATcgcaagctctgataccactaaaATGGATTGAAATGATCAGAAATGGGGGTAGAAGAAGGAGAAATGAGAGTAAGAACAGAAGAGACAAAGGAGGGTGAGAAGGAGAGAATCTGAGATGTTACTAAGAAGTAGGAAGATTACAACCGAATTCCACGATGATCCTTCCATACATTGCAGGTGTTTATTTATACAATTACTAGCTTCTTGCCCAAGAAACAATCTGTTAACAAACTAACTGCCTAACTAACTAACTTTCTTCTGTTTCAACCGACTTCATTTTGTTATAACAATGCTTGCCTCGTGGTCCTCTCCATGTGATCTCATTTCTATTGCTAACTTCTCTGCTGATCAGTCATGATAGCTGTTGAGTGAAAGCTTAGATTAATCTCACGGCCATAACAATCCCCTCCCTACTTATGagatttgccaaaaaaaaaaacaagcaaTGTGCGGTCCCATTTAAGGAATGGGTTAATCTCTAGTATAATATTAGATTTATATCTAAAAAACTTTGATAGAAATCCATATCCAATAATATGTAATCTTCATATTTGTTAAGTTATCTCAGCTAACAAAATTAATTCAAACATTTAATTCTCTATAAATAAGGAGACTACTAATTCACAAAGCACTTCATCATTATGAATCATACCATGACGAAAATCATTTTGCCCTTGCTTGTTATTCTGTTGTCCTTTGTCCTCGCACATGGCCTTTTAGATAATTCTGACCCCCTAGTTGTTCGTTGTCAATCTCGAGATGACGATCTTAGATGTCACACCCTTTATATGAACAATGAATTTCAATGGGCATTTCTTGGGGCGACACTATTTGTCTGTCACTTTTATTGGGAAAAAAAGTATGCGATATTTGATGTATTCAACGATACTATATTGCAGCAACAAACAAGGTGCTAAAATATACTATTGGCTAGTTAAGGAAGATGGTTTCTACCTTTCTTCAAAGACCAATCCTTCACCAGATGATTTGAAACGCAACAACATTTGGTAATAAATGTAACTTAATTTAAATGGTCTTTCAATGTACCCATGGGGAATAACGTTGAAAGGTTTTACAGCTCTTTTCATTATATTTAATGTTGTTTAGTTTTAAAATATGATAATTGATATCTTTAAGAGAAGGAATGAATAAGGAAAGAGATAAAGGAGTGAGGAAAGAGGAAAGTGAGATTGAGAGGAGATTGAATTCTATTACTGCAAAAGATGCTTTTCCAACCAATCACAATCATACTTATAGGTTGGTTTACAACTAACTGCAAACAAactcaaataattttatttacaaTCAAACAACATCGTTCCACTAATAGATCCTTTTGATTACAAAACTGCATTATTTTAGGGGGTGTTTGATtggactgaaaatattttcctgaaaaatattttcatcattttcaggtgtttggcaAAACTTGAGTTAGGGAAAAAAATTTACCCTGTAAATGATTTTCCCCTTTATGATGTAAAACGACTTCCATATCAAAGATACGGAagttattttcatttttcatttttgaaccAAAATACTCGCCTCTCTCTCAAAACTCCCTCTTCATTCAACAATCAACAAGCTCTTTGAAACCATGGAGTCTATTTCTACAAACTCGATCTCCCTGACAAAGAGGACTGCTGCAGCCGTGGTTTCACCATAGCCAACACCACAtctctcttccttttctctttctcatTCCCTCCAGCTAGGGGTGGGCGCGGGTTGGGTATCCGTCTCGTCCATTATTTGACTGATTCGATTCACACCTTATGGGTCAGTTATTTTCTAACCCTTAACCGTCCCATATATCAATGCGTACCTAGTTATAGGGTACCTGCTGAGATAGGGTTGGGTCAAGGGGTACCTGCCTCGCTCCactaatcatttaatttttttaaaaaaataatttatactaattttattttatattttacacattaatctaaatttaataaagatttttttctcaaaaaaagtcTCCCACCAAAAAAAGCATGCAAAAAGaatacaagaaaaaggaaaaaaattaaaagaatttaaaatcaataaaagtttgaaataagtagtactttttttaaataattaaattctTTTCTgtaaaatataagatcatgaCCATTACAAATCAATTTTGTTAATAAACTATAGTCgctcatatttgtaatgcaatttgtttaatgaaattacttatGTAgctctaaaaatattattttatagtatgtgtataaaaataaaaaaatacatatatatatatacaaggcGGGTCGGATACCCACGGATTTTTAATTATGTAACCCTAACCCGCCCAGCATTTTAGTAAGCGCTCAATTCTCCTTTGATCCAATTAAATAATACATAACGGGTATTCTAATTTTTGAATCGGATATAACAGGTTTTCGGATTTGCGGATAATTTTGCCCATCCCTACCTGCTGTGTAATTTTCTTTCCTACTTTCCCAGCTCCATAGTTACTGCCTTAACCACCCCCATCTCCTGCTCATATTTTCCActtcccctccccctccccGTTATTCACATTGTTCTTCTTCATTCACTCTCTTACAAATGGGTTGCACAAACCTATGAAGATCGAGAAGGAATATTGTGGAATATTCATAAATGAAGCAAGAATAAATCACCAAGAAATTAGATGATAAATTCAATTGGGATTATTTAATTTTCGGGTATCTTGATTGCAGATGATTGTCTTCCAAGTTGCAAGGCCAATTAAAATTTGTTATGGTGGTTGAggtgtgattttttttttggaagcgATCTGCACAGATATTGTGAAATAGAAGGGTAATTATTTTCCAAAAGAATTAGCCAAACACAGGAAAATATTGGAGAAATCAATTATTTTCCTGGAAAAGGTTTTCCAAGAAAGACATTCtcaaaaggaaaacattttacatCCTACCAAATAGACCCTTAATACTATTCCCTTTCTTGACATTGCCTCTCCCAAAAGAACAGTCTTGTCCTCATGACTCAAACTGAGGAAACTAAGTTCctatttgataatccaattcagtACTTAATTTGATAGaatcagatcttaacatattcagactgtttgataaccaaaaatttaacatctgaattaattaagtagcactgaattttctagacaaaatttgctcccaaaattaagtgataaactattcacttgtCATTGAATGTGACATGCACTCAAAAGTATTAggtttaatacttaacaattcaataacttaatagatttggatttcaattttcaaatttcagttttatcaaatgtaCCCTAAGCCTAAATGAACACCTTATCTTCCCACGAGGCTTCTTCATAACCCAGATTTGTCCATTTGATTAGCTACTGGATGACTGTTTGCCCATTGCTATGATTACTCTTCTTTTGAGAATAGCTTCTGGCTAAAACGACATTGATCATCATTGTCAAATTTTGGCAATGAAGAAGACACTTGTTGCAATGGTCCTAGTTTCTTCTCAAGTAAAGAGACATGGAAGACTGGATGGATTCTTGTTCCTTCTAGTAATTTCAATCGATATGCCACTGGTCCAATTTTTGCTTTAATTGGGAAAGTCCATAGAATCCAGCAGAGAGCTTAAGGCATTTCCTAGTAGACACAGTTTGTTGTCTATATGGTTGCAATTTCAAGAAGATCCAATCTCCTACTTCAAAAGATCTTTTTGTACACTGTTGATCAAAGAAAAACTTTATCCTCTATTGTGCCTTAGCAAGATGTTTCTTAGTGCTATTGGAAATTCTCACTCTCTCTTGTAACATTTGAGAAGCTGCTAGTATCATTGTGTCTAAATGAGGCCCTAGAGGTAAGCTATAAGTTAAAGGGTGTTAATTGCAAGTTGGAATGGTACGAGGAATACCACCACTCAACTAAAGGAATCGATTTGCTCCATTGGCTAGGAAACTCTCCAGTCATGCATCTCAAGCCGGACTCCACACATTGATTGAGTTTTTCACTCTGGCCATTAGATTGAGGATGGGACGATGAAGTATAGTGTATTTCAGTCCCAAACAGCTTAAACAACTCTTTCCAAAAACAACTTAGAAATATTTTATCTTTATCAGATACTATTGATTTAGGCATGCCATGTAATCTAAACATGTGATCCAAAAAGAGCTAAGCCACTTGCTTGGCTATGAAAGGATGAGTGAGTAATATAAAGTGTCCAAATTTGGTTAAGCGATACACCACCACCATTATTGTGTCATATCCTTGAGATATGGGCAAGCTTTCTATGAAGTCCATAGTTAAATGTGTCCAAACCATTTTTGTATTGGTAGTGGATGTAGAAGCCCTGGATGAGGAGCATGTTCAtgtttatatttttgacaagtaTCACAAGTTTGCACAAAGTTTATCACATCTTTTTGAGAGTTTGACAGTAGAACAAGGATTTTATCCTCTGCCAGCATCCCCTTTGTCCTGAGTGTCCACCAACTGCAGATGAATGCAGAGCTGTGATCAACTTATTCCTTACTCCATTTGCTGACCCCACATAAATCTTGCCATTGTGCCTTAAAATGCCATCAGTCTATGCATATAATGGTTGAGTTGTAGGATCTAGTAGTATTTGAGAAATACTATTGTGGCAGTGTTCATCTGAATCATAGCTATCTTGAAGCTCTTTCATCCATACTGGCTTAATAGTAAAAATTGACAGACAAGATCCATGGTGTAGTGATTGTTCAACTTCATTGTCTTATTGTCTTGATAATGCACCTGCCACTTTGTTTTCTACCTCCTTTTTATACTAGATTTCATAATCTAGGCCTAAGAGCCTGGTTAACCATTTATGCTAAAGTGCAACAGTTTATTTTTGATCCAGCAAGTATTTTAGTGATTGATGATCTATTTTGATTATGAAATGGTAACCAACCAAATAATGCCTCCATTTAGTGACAGTTAGGGATGTAGAGAAATAGCTTGAATCGAGCTCTTGAGTAGCTCGGTCAGCTACTCGACTCGAGCTGTAGTTGAGTTTGAGCTGCCCACTTGAGTTaacgagtcaagctcgagtagGTAGTAGGCAAAATTGTATGCTCGACGAGTAACTCGAGCTCGGTAGACattaatttaatatatattttgatCATTAATTTACTCTTTTGGGTTTGTAGTTACAATATTTACAAGTTTAACTAGTTTATGTTATAATATCAATGAAGGGTGAATAAGTAATTTTTGCTTGAGAAATACTATGAAAAGATGAAAACCAAAAAACGAAAGCTTGCTCTCTCAACTCTCACAAATCACAAAACTATCACAAGGAAGCACGATATTTCGAGCTTTAGCTTTAGCTAatcttccttcttccttctccTAGACTTGGAGATTGCGAGCTCAGAATTGAGTAGGTTGTAGTGGCCAACCTTCGAGCTAGGGTTTGAAATCAAATCAAAACCCACCAATTTCAACAGCTGCATTTGACAAATTGAGGCATTTAGTGTGCATTTGTGTAGTCAATATGTGTAGTATTAggttaaattttataaattcaGTATTAATTTTGCCTCCTTCAAGAAACTGCCAAGCATTTGCCCACTTGAGTAGAACAAGTAGCAAGTTTCTTCGACGAATCACCAAAATCTCCTTGGAAGTGAGCCATAGTAAAAATCTTCACTCTCCCTAGTTGCTCAATAAACCTTTCCACCATGGCAATTACACCTTCAGCATCACAAGCAGCCCCCTCAAACCTTGCTTTATTGCGAGCTTTCCACAGGAACCATGAAATTAGGCAAGGAATCACCGCTCTAATATGGTCCTACGACACAAATGAAGTCGAATGGAACCATGACAAGCACATTGCCAAAACCGACAAGGAACTATAAGATAGAATACCAAATCTTCTTTTGAAATAAGTCCAGACATGTACTGCAACTAGACCAAGCAAGAAAAAGATGCGCCAAAGATTCCTCCTGAGCCAAGCAACATGAACAACGAGAAGCCAACAAAATTCCCTGACACTACAAAACTGAATCTAGTGGGATAACATTCCTCAAACCTTCCAAACGAAAAAAGATATTTTCAAGGGTACAATATCATTCCAAATAAACTTATCTACCACCAATTTGTTCCGTTTCTGGTGAATAGTTTCCCAAGCcgatttgacaaaaaattcacCTGTTGAAGACTCCAACCAAACCGTATAATCCACTTGATCAGGGAACAATTGAATTTGTTGAACTTGATGAACCAAGTGAACAAGCAACCAGCACTTCAACAAGTCCCGATTCCATCCCTCCTCCTCGTAAAACTCAGCTAGCAACATTTGAGGAGGATCAACAAGAGCAACAACCTCAGCATGACACCGATCCAGCAGCCAATGATCAAACCAAAAATCTACAAACCCCTTGCCTAGACACCACCTAATTTTACTCTTTGCTACTTCTCTAACACTCTTCAGCTGCCGCCAAGATATAGGTGGTCTATGAACTTGAGCTAACATTGGATGCACTCATTTTATGTATTTAGAGTGCACAAAATCCACCCATAATGAGTCCTTTTTCCATAACCTCCACCAAAGTTTACAAACAAAAGCTTTAATATCTGCAAGTGACCAAAATTCTAAACCTCCTTCATCAACTGGATAACGACATTTGTCCCAAGATACCCATCAAATACTCCTAACTCCACCGGATTTGTCCCACATAAAAGCATTACAAATTCTCCCCAAATTTTCAAGAACAGCTTTGGGAGGATGCAAAACTTGTAATAA contains:
- the LOC113759681 gene encoding uncharacterized protein LOC113759681 codes for the protein MGEEDAVEEINKLSQSSTVLVYQEKFEELRSIVMIQMPELTESYYISSFLSGLKGEIKSAVKMHRPNSLQTAFEIARWKEHHLELVHKFSKTTLKSALHSTSYEPAKGMHGVQDPGANRLMHFQQITARSPIRNKFSRRYPQLNFSAERITTYAIGVEKNLVPAIVVKTRGFT